One region of Pseudomonadota bacterium genomic DNA includes:
- a CDS encoding acyloxyacyl hydrolase produces MFQYKRKKSETATRRWIDGRFFARWWITPAFLFGAPTVNAECRRSSGKRNSVGHGIRFFVLSGSLLSLFSQPVIAMDMDLEVGLTPDSGRILRLNLIPVPAFHRLSLGHGMHIEMEIWGDVARWFDVQGGEDLWEVGLTPVFRLAVHDGDAFWGRFRLQAGIGFHLLSHTRYDGEDLGSAFQFGDHIGLGYRFPKDGRWEAGFRFQHLSNGGLQPPNEGANFHLFYFRFSGE; encoded by the coding sequence ATGTTTCAATATAAGAGAAAAAAATCGGAAACCGCCACTCGGCGTTGGATTGACGGGCGCTTTTTCGCCCGTTGGTGGATTACGCCGGCTTTCCTGTTTGGCGCCCCTACGGTTAACGCAGAATGCCGCCGCAGTTCCGGGAAACGCAATAGCGTTGGTCATGGTATTCGATTTTTTGTTCTGTCGGGATCGCTCTTGAGTCTTTTTAGTCAACCGGTCATCGCCATGGATATGGACTTGGAAGTCGGGTTGACACCGGATAGTGGGCGAATACTACGATTGAATCTTATTCCTGTGCCAGCGTTCCATCGGTTGAGTTTGGGTCACGGGATGCATATCGAGATGGAAATCTGGGGCGATGTGGCGCGTTGGTTCGACGTGCAAGGCGGAGAAGATTTATGGGAGGTTGGTCTGACGCCGGTATTTCGGTTGGCCGTCCATGACGGTGACGCGTTCTGGGGGCGTTTCCGCTTGCAGGCCGGCATTGGTTTTCACCTGCTAAGTCACACGCGATACGACGGCGAAGACTTGGGTAGCGCATTTCAATTCGGAGATCACATCGGATTGGGGTACAGATTCCCTAAGGATGGACGCTGGGAGGCTGGATTCCGATTTCAGCATCTGTCTAACGGCGGATTGCAGCCGCCGAACGAGGGGGCAAATTTTCATTTGTTCTATTTTCGTTTTAGCGGTGAGTGA